Proteins encoded by one window of Paenibacillus sp. DCT19:
- a CDS encoding beta strand repeat-containing protein translates to MPSSRQLTNQSGAVYNFTLPSGRVITATSSSNTVTVPVSLPNVTVVNSDNLDYAVSGDTVIYTSVIRNNGTVAVNNVVFNNPLPANTPFVPGSVIVNGVSFPLSNPSAGIPIGTLAPGAEATVTFEVRITMPVPSQISNQSTVSFTSGTFSGSSSSNTTVTPVIQPQISLVKTANTVNATVGDTIVYTVTVSNAGNLEAIVTLTDAIPAVTTFVPNSVVVAGVPQPGASPVTGIPVGNVAAGVTATVTFAVILSSLPTPQQLSNFATASFTFTPPDGRTLTGSATSNTLTFPVSAPNVAVVKSTVSTAAAVNDIVTYSILVTNSGIAPVSNIQFSDPIPAGATFVAGSVTVNGVVQPAANPAGGVALGTLAPGASATVTFNIRVNEIPPGGQLSNRSTVSFTSGAFSGTTFSNTVVTPVFQPILSAVLTASTQNATVGDTVSYTVTVSNQGNYGAQINLSAALPAGTIFVPNSVIVNGQPLPAANPATGIPAGNVAAGATTTITYSVVIDSLPTPQQLVNQATVALSFTLPDGRNITGSIQSNVVTIPVSAPDIAVVKSTTSTAVSVGDTVTYSIAVRNNGIASVSNVIFTDAIPASTALVANSVFVDGVLRPGANPSTGLSLGSIAPGATVTVVFSIRVTALPASAVLNNQSTVSFTSGAFSATTFSNTVTTPVYQPILTAVKTGDQALATVGDTVVYSIAISNAGNYGATVTLTDTIPAGTELVPNSVIINGASAPGADPASGIPLGVVSTTTIVMFSVVIVTLPLSQSIVNQASATFSYTLPDGRTLGGSLTSNTLAIQVSAPDVTVVKTTPATDAVVGDTIVYEMVITNNGIDPVNNVLLTDPISPAVTFITGSVLVDGVVRASANPALGIAIGTLAPGASAAVSYTVRVNTLPTPPQVSSQSYVSFTSGVFSGASYSNTVVTPIYQPIVAVTKTASTSNATIGDTIIYSFSLTNTGNLPVQLTLTDSIPDGTVLLPNSVLIDGVPQPGADPNTGIVVGTLSPGASVNVTVTLGVTVDSLPQNQQLINQAVADFTYSPPDGRQLTGSVVSNVLVIPVSAPNVVVVKSTSAIDAVVGDVITYTIVVTNSGIEVVNNVVMVDPVPAGSVFVPGSVTVDGAARPTANPNTGITLGSIAAGASVTITFRVEVVVI, encoded by the coding sequence CTGCCAAGTTCAAGGCAATTAACGAACCAGTCAGGAGCGGTATACAACTTTACTCTCCCAAGCGGAAGAGTCATTACAGCTACTTCCTCCTCCAACACAGTTACTGTTCCGGTATCTCTTCCCAATGTAACGGTTGTAAACAGCGATAATCTAGACTATGCCGTATCTGGCGATACCGTTATTTATACGTCAGTCATTCGTAACAATGGAACGGTTGCTGTCAACAATGTTGTATTTAACAACCCACTTCCAGCGAATACCCCGTTTGTACCCGGAAGCGTCATTGTGAACGGGGTTTCATTCCCGCTCTCCAATCCGTCAGCCGGTATTCCAATCGGTACTCTAGCTCCAGGAGCGGAAGCTACCGTAACTTTTGAGGTGAGGATTACTATGCCGGTTCCTTCGCAGATTAGCAATCAGTCTACGGTTAGCTTTACATCAGGTACATTCTCGGGATCATCATCGTCCAACACAACAGTGACCCCGGTTATACAACCGCAGATCTCGCTTGTGAAAACGGCTAACACAGTCAATGCAACTGTTGGGGATACGATTGTCTACACAGTAACTGTAAGTAACGCGGGAAATCTTGAAGCCATCGTCACGTTAACGGACGCAATTCCTGCGGTGACTACCTTTGTACCCAATAGCGTCGTTGTCGCTGGAGTACCGCAACCCGGAGCTTCACCTGTAACGGGAATTCCGGTAGGAAATGTAGCTGCGGGAGTAACAGCTACTGTAACGTTTGCTGTTATACTGTCTTCCTTGCCAACACCTCAACAGCTGAGCAATTTTGCTACAGCATCATTTACGTTCACTCCGCCCGATGGACGGACATTAACCGGCTCAGCCACTTCTAACACACTTACATTCCCTGTGTCTGCTCCGAATGTGGCTGTGGTAAAAAGTACAGTATCTACAGCAGCAGCAGTTAACGATATAGTAACGTACTCTATTCTCGTCACGAATAGTGGTATTGCACCTGTAAGTAATATTCAGTTTTCTGATCCCATTCCTGCCGGTGCAACCTTTGTTGCAGGAAGTGTTACAGTCAATGGTGTTGTCCAACCGGCGGCTAATCCGGCAGGAGGAGTAGCGCTTGGCACACTGGCACCAGGAGCGAGTGCTACAGTTACCTTCAATATTAGAGTCAATGAAATTCCACCAGGAGGACAGTTAAGCAATCGATCGACAGTAAGTTTCACCTCAGGTGCATTCTCAGGTACGACCTTCTCCAATACAGTAGTGACACCTGTATTCCAGCCCATTCTGTCTGCCGTTTTAACCGCAAGTACACAGAATGCAACGGTAGGAGACACAGTCAGTTATACGGTAACGGTGAGCAATCAGGGGAATTACGGTGCTCAGATTAACTTGTCTGCAGCATTACCTGCGGGTACAATTTTTGTTCCCAACAGCGTTATTGTGAATGGTCAGCCATTACCAGCAGCCAATCCTGCAACAGGTATTCCAGCCGGGAATGTGGCTGCAGGTGCAACAACAACGATTACGTACTCCGTTGTTATTGATAGTCTGCCAACGCCACAGCAATTGGTTAATCAGGCTACTGTAGCACTATCCTTTACACTTCCAGATGGAAGAAACATTACAGGCTCGATTCAGTCCAATGTTGTCACGATTCCTGTGTCTGCTCCAGATATCGCTGTGGTTAAATCAACAACGTCTACGGCGGTCTCCGTTGGCGATACGGTAACCTATAGCATTGCTGTGCGGAATAACGGAATTGCGAGTGTTAGCAATGTCATATTTACAGATGCAATCCCGGCCAGTACGGCACTGGTGGCAAATAGTGTCTTTGTAGATGGGGTGTTACGTCCCGGAGCTAATCCATCAACTGGACTTTCACTGGGTTCTATTGCACCAGGTGCAACGGTAACCGTTGTGTTTAGCATAAGAGTGACGGCTCTTCCAGCGAGCGCGGTACTCAACAATCAATCGACTGTCAGCTTCACTTCGGGAGCTTTTTCTGCAACCACCTTCTCGAATACAGTAACAACGCCGGTATATCAGCCTATTTTGACTGCGGTCAAAACAGGAGATCAGGCTCTTGCTACCGTTGGGGATACCGTCGTGTACAGCATCGCCATCTCCAACGCTGGAAACTATGGAGCAACGGTGACGCTTACCGATACGATCCCTGCTGGCACCGAATTGGTTCCAAACAGTGTCATCATTAATGGAGCAAGTGCGCCAGGCGCTGATCCTGCATCGGGTATTCCTTTAGGCGTCGTTTCTACAACAACGATAGTAATGTTTTCGGTTGTCATCGTAACATTGCCACTCAGTCAGTCGATTGTTAACCAGGCTTCTGCAACTTTTTCTTATACGTTACCTGACGGTAGAACGCTTGGAGGAAGTTTGACGTCTAATACACTTGCAATTCAGGTATCCGCTCCTGATGTTACGGTTGTCAAAACAACACCTGCGACTGACGCTGTAGTGGGGGATACCATTGTTTATGAGATGGTCATAACGAACAACGGAATAGACCCCGTCAACAATGTGTTATTAACAGACCCTATTAGTCCAGCTGTAACTTTTATTACAGGGAGTGTGTTAGTAGACGGCGTTGTTAGGGCATCGGCAAACCCTGCGTTAGGCATAGCTATAGGCACGCTCGCACCAGGTGCTTCTGCTGCGGTGTCTTATACCGTACGAGTTAATACATTACCTACACCACCTCAGGTGAGTAGCCAGTCTTATGTAAGCTTCACATCTGGAGTTTTCTCTGGTGCTTCATATTCCAATACAGTCGTTACGCCAATCTATCAACCGATTGTTGCTGTGACCAAAACTGCCAGTACTTCAAATGCCACAATTGGTGATACCATTATTTATTCTTTCTCCTTAACCAATACAGGAAATCTCCCTGTCCAGTTAACATTGACCGACTCTATCCCAGATGGAACAGTATTGCTGCCGAACAGTGTGCTGATCGATGGTGTGCCACAACCTGGAGCTGATCCCAATACAGGTATTGTCGTAGGTACGTTGTCTCCAGGTGCATCTGTTAATGTGACGGTTACCCTTGGCGTAACGGTCGATTCGTTACCACAGAATCAACAACTTATTAACCAAGCTGTTGCGGACTTCACGTATAGCCCGCCAGATGGCCGCCAATTAA
- a CDS encoding S-layer family protein — protein MNSIPLVVRSTVNATGAITFTGNTLGLSRSDTAGVPGTQDSIGGFTTTNAGVQYGTYPLGTTSAYQSNSSAAILNLPAGSTILYAELIWGGSYINGTVNLSAAINNPVTFTTPAGTFSITPDPLTYNQFDLGNNAAGYVRSANVTTLVANGGAGTYITGAVVGTIVITNDATANHAGWTLGVIYQNGNLPFRNMSLRAGGVLVQSTSAPVVTTLTGFATPLSGTLGGRALFSAQEGDANRTGDQALFGPTSATSVALSGPNNLAANFFASQINGDTGALNTTGTFGTRNQVNGAPGSNIVGGRQGWDITNVDVSARLINNQSSAVLTLTTSGDAYIVNANAIQVDINAPRITVAKASVATGAVAGDSILYTVTISNGGTASAASVVLSDTLPPGLTFIPGSVTVAGVSRPTLDVTTGIPLGSLNLSSSIVVTYRALIGPDANILQLVNSASAAFTFQSVAGGSVITGVIPSNSSVLPVYSPNLSIVKSASTTNATVGDQVTYTLQVNNGGNVAANVTLTDNIPAGSSYVAGSFRVNGNVVAGANPATGVNLGSLAAGSVTTVTFQVLVTNLPSPPTLVDQATATYTFNSPDGRTINGSVASNILSIPVTLPNVVVVKSATITDVAVGETFTYSIVTSNGGIQAINNVVLTDILPAGTAFVPGSVVVRGTNVPAANPGSGISLGTLAAGTSATVTFQVNVQSLPVSGSLGNQAVVSYSSGAFSGISNSNSISTPVFQPVISINKSASATNATLGDQIGYTLIVRNTGNLSAQVNVTDTIPAGLTFIAGSVTVNGSARPGTSPVTGISLGTLAPGGISTVVFQTTLSSIPSPPTLQNQATASYTYLLPSGRSLSGSAASNQVQIAASAPNVTITKTVNAPDVTVGEILTYTVVVTNAGIAAVQNVIVSDSPSTGLEFVSGSVTINGTAARSASPIAGISIGTLGSSSSSSNSATITYQARVTAVPTTGSVSNRAGAAFTTGSVNGVSSSVVVTTPVFQPIIQLVKSASTTNLTVGDSFNYTIQVNNRGNIAAVVTINDPVPAGAVFNTNSVIINGAPAPGVSPNTGINIGQVPAGAALR, from the coding sequence GTGAACTCCATTCCTCTTGTCGTTCGCTCAACCGTTAACGCTACAGGAGCAATCACTTTTACGGGCAATACCCTTGGTCTAAGTCGTTCAGATACGGCAGGGGTACCTGGAACGCAAGACAGTATCGGAGGTTTTACGACAACGAATGCGGGTGTGCAATACGGAACATATCCTCTTGGGACTACAAGTGCATACCAGAGCAACAGTTCCGCAGCCATTCTGAATCTTCCTGCTGGCAGTACAATCTTGTACGCAGAATTAATCTGGGGAGGAAGTTATATTAATGGCACGGTCAATCTCAGTGCAGCCATTAATAACCCTGTAACCTTTACTACTCCGGCGGGGACTTTTAGCATTACTCCCGATCCACTTACGTACAATCAATTCGATCTAGGAAATAATGCTGCGGGGTACGTACGTTCAGCGAATGTAACCACATTAGTCGCAAATGGTGGGGCAGGTACATACATCACGGGGGCTGTCGTAGGCACGATTGTCATTACAAACGATGCTACAGCGAATCACGCGGGTTGGACACTAGGGGTTATTTACCAGAACGGAAATCTTCCGTTTCGAAACATGTCTCTTCGGGCTGGTGGTGTGCTTGTACAATCCACTTCGGCGCCAGTAGTCACCACACTGACTGGGTTTGCTACGCCACTATCCGGTACGCTTGGGGGCAGGGCTTTATTCAGTGCACAGGAGGGAGATGCTAACCGAACCGGAGACCAGGCGCTCTTTGGCCCGACATCAGCGACTTCGGTTGCTTTATCTGGCCCGAACAATCTGGCAGCGAATTTTTTTGCGTCTCAAATTAACGGGGATACCGGAGCGCTGAACACAACAGGTACGTTTGGCACACGTAACCAAGTGAATGGAGCTCCTGGTTCCAACATCGTTGGTGGACGTCAAGGCTGGGATATTACGAATGTAGATGTCTCGGCTAGGCTGATTAATAACCAGTCCTCAGCGGTACTGACGCTTACCACTTCGGGAGATGCCTACATCGTTAATGCCAATGCCATACAGGTTGATATCAATGCACCCCGAATTACAGTTGCTAAGGCTTCCGTCGCCACCGGAGCTGTTGCAGGGGACAGTATCCTGTATACAGTAACGATTAGTAACGGAGGTACAGCTAGTGCCGCTAGTGTGGTGCTTTCGGATACATTGCCACCGGGTCTCACCTTTATTCCAGGCAGTGTCACTGTGGCAGGAGTATCTAGGCCAACGCTGGATGTGACAACGGGTATACCTCTGGGCTCATTGAATCTATCTAGTAGTATTGTCGTCACATATCGCGCATTAATCGGACCCGATGCTAATATTTTGCAACTAGTCAATTCTGCTAGTGCGGCCTTTACTTTTCAGAGTGTAGCAGGTGGTTCGGTCATCACGGGTGTAATTCCGTCCAACAGCTCTGTATTACCGGTATATTCTCCTAACCTGTCTATTGTGAAATCAGCGAGTACTACCAATGCTACGGTTGGGGATCAAGTGACCTACACTCTTCAAGTTAACAATGGAGGCAATGTAGCGGCAAACGTGACCCTCACGGATAACATTCCTGCAGGCAGCTCTTATGTTGCAGGCAGCTTTCGTGTGAATGGCAATGTGGTGGCAGGAGCCAACCCGGCGACAGGTGTGAATCTTGGAAGCCTTGCAGCAGGAAGTGTAACGACAGTAACCTTTCAGGTGCTTGTAACGAATCTGCCTTCGCCCCCAACACTGGTGGATCAAGCTACGGCTACCTATACCTTTAATTCGCCTGACGGACGAACGATTAACGGTTCAGTGGCATCGAACATTTTATCTATTCCTGTTACGTTACCAAATGTTGTCGTGGTCAAATCAGCAACGATTACGGACGTTGCTGTTGGCGAAACATTTACGTATTCCATCGTTACATCGAATGGTGGCATTCAGGCGATCAACAATGTCGTACTTACGGACATTCTTCCCGCTGGCACAGCATTTGTACCTGGTAGTGTGGTCGTTAGAGGAACGAATGTACCTGCTGCCAATCCAGGCAGTGGCATATCTCTTGGCACACTGGCAGCCGGCACTTCAGCTACAGTTACGTTTCAGGTTAATGTGCAGTCCCTACCTGTGTCGGGATCACTAGGTAACCAAGCAGTCGTGTCGTACAGTTCCGGTGCGTTCTCAGGGATTTCGAACTCCAATTCAATAAGTACACCTGTATTTCAACCTGTAATATCAATCAATAAGTCGGCTAGCGCAACAAATGCAACGTTGGGTGACCAGATTGGGTATACGTTGATTGTTAGAAATACAGGGAATCTAAGTGCTCAAGTGAATGTAACAGATACGATTCCGGCAGGTCTTACCTTTATTGCTGGATCTGTAACCGTGAATGGCTCGGCTCGACCAGGAACGAGTCCAGTAACAGGAATTTCATTGGGAACTCTTGCGCCAGGAGGGATCTCGACGGTTGTTTTTCAAACAACATTGAGCTCGATTCCTTCACCACCGACCTTGCAGAATCAGGCAACAGCCAGTTACACGTATCTACTGCCAAGTGGTCGGAGTCTATCGGGAAGCGCAGCGTCTAACCAAGTTCAGATTGCGGCTTCTGCTCCCAATGTCACCATCACCAAAACCGTGAATGCGCCTGATGTTACAGTGGGTGAGATTCTAACCTATACGGTGGTAGTTACGAATGCAGGCATCGCTGCTGTACAAAATGTCATTGTTTCGGATTCTCCATCGACAGGCCTAGAATTTGTGTCAGGCAGTGTAACCATTAACGGGACTGCTGCGAGATCCGCAAGTCCAATTGCAGGGATTTCGATAGGCACATTAGGTAGCTCCAGCAGTAGCTCTAACAGTGCAACCATCACGTATCAGGCAAGAGTTACAGCGGTACCCACCACAGGTTCTGTTAGCAACCGAGCGGGAGCTGCATTTACAACCGGAAGTGTTAATGGCGTATCTTCTTCCGTTGTTGTCACGACTCCCGTATTTCAACCGATCATACAATTGGTGAAATCCGCGAGTACAACAAATCTGACGGTTGGAGATTCGTTTAACTATACAATCCAAGTTAATAACAGGGGTAATATCGCTGCAGTAGTGACGATAAACGACCCTGTACCCGCCGGTGCAGTATTTAACACCAACAGTGTCATCATTAACGGTGCTCCAGCCCCAGGCGTAAGTCCGAATACCGGAATTAATATAGGGCAAGTCCCAGCCGGGGCAGCGCTACGGTAA
- a CDS encoding GGDEF domain-containing protein, with protein MKKILRAYWLVISLHALVQIACYVFLAYDRTPADFIVNVVILPTAAGSAGILFASWIDRRLSSYSSYAMSAASTIIAWTIIHVNYDIRIIMAACLLPIFSSVLFFNKKGVWVSFVMQMIGYLLLLGVPSYRQFLSSFDIVSIPVFLLAGTYVAQVIVTSSIEVLDDLKDSMLAKQDLIVRNAIMAKQSKTDGLTNLYNQSSFKDYYDKAYEYANNGMSLHLALIDIDDFKAINDTYGHRVGDVILEKVSLIIQENITSSDIAARYGGEEFAILMFEQSFEQAYAMVEQIRQKIANMGHLELDGAFVTVSVGLKSYSPHLSKDKLFEEVDACLYAAKRTGKNKTVTSLDLPNLKSDVSGV; from the coding sequence ATGAAGAAAATATTACGAGCCTACTGGCTTGTTATTAGCCTCCATGCACTCGTACAGATTGCTTGCTACGTATTCCTCGCTTATGATCGCACTCCAGCCGATTTCATCGTGAATGTAGTCATTTTGCCTACGGCGGCGGGAAGTGCAGGTATTCTCTTCGCAAGTTGGATTGATCGACGGTTGAGCTCCTATTCCTCTTATGCCATGTCGGCAGCCAGCACCATCATTGCTTGGACGATCATTCATGTCAATTATGACATTCGGATTATTATGGCCGCATGTTTGTTGCCTATATTTTCTTCCGTGTTGTTCTTCAACAAAAAAGGAGTATGGGTCTCTTTTGTCATGCAGATGATAGGTTATCTTCTATTACTTGGAGTGCCTAGCTATCGCCAGTTTTTAAGTTCATTTGATATCGTTTCCATACCTGTATTCCTGCTTGCCGGCACTTATGTTGCTCAAGTCATTGTTACCAGCAGTATTGAAGTTCTGGATGATCTCAAGGACAGCATGTTAGCGAAACAAGACCTGATCGTTAGAAATGCTATTATGGCCAAACAATCCAAAACAGATGGATTAACCAACCTGTATAATCAAAGTTCATTCAAGGATTATTATGATAAAGCGTATGAATACGCCAATAACGGCATGAGTCTTCACCTCGCATTAATCGATATCGACGATTTCAAAGCGATTAATGATACCTACGGACATCGCGTGGGCGATGTTATTTTAGAGAAAGTTTCATTAATCATTCAAGAAAATATAACTTCAAGTGATATTGCGGCACGTTACGGTGGAGAAGAGTTTGCCATCTTAATGTTCGAGCAGTCTTTTGAGCAAGCTTATGCGATGGTAGAGCAGATTCGGCAAAAAATTGCGAATATGGGACATCTCGAACTTGATGGTGCTTTTGTTACCGTTAGTGTTGGTCTCAAGAGTTATAGCCCACACCTCTCAAAGGACAAGTTGTTTGAAGAGGTTGATGCCTGCCTATATGCCGCCAAACGGACAGGAAAAAACAAAACCGTCACCTCCCTTGATCTGCCAAATCTAAAGTCTGACGTATCCGGTGTATAG
- a CDS encoding GGDEF domain-containing protein → MAHDGTCCKNKDSELVVMQNLAHFDQLTGLPNRTALEYYLEESLETESVDHTLTFLYLDLDGFKSVNDSLGHQTGDVLLQKVAQRLNALSQEKGITVRLGGDEFLIVLRSVGSNPREEARVYAEDIIQSLNKPFVIEYERIQIGCSIGGAEYPTNSNNPSEIIRMADEALYESKRAGKNRMTFYSDLKSNG, encoded by the coding sequence ATGGCTCATGATGGCACTTGCTGTAAAAATAAAGACTCTGAGCTTGTTGTAATGCAGAATTTGGCGCACTTCGATCAATTAACCGGTTTACCAAACCGGACGGCTCTTGAATACTACCTGGAAGAGTCGCTGGAGACAGAAAGCGTGGATCACACACTCACCTTCCTCTATCTTGATCTGGATGGATTCAAAAGCGTGAATGATTCCCTTGGTCATCAAACGGGGGATGTCTTGTTACAAAAAGTAGCTCAACGTCTCAATGCGCTAAGTCAGGAAAAAGGGATAACTGTCAGATTGGGCGGAGATGAGTTTCTGATCGTGCTTCGTTCAGTGGGAAGCAATCCACGTGAGGAAGCTAGAGTGTATGCGGAGGACATTATCCAAAGTTTGAACAAACCTTTTGTAATTGAATATGAGCGTATTCAGATTGGATGCAGTATCGGTGGTGCGGAGTATCCAACCAACAGTAACAATCCAAGCGAAATTATTCGGATGGCCGATGAGGCATTGTATGAATCCAAGCGTGCAGGTAAAAATCGGATGACATTTTATTCGGATTTGAAAAGTAACGGGTAG
- a CDS encoding undecaprenyl-diphosphate phosphatase produces MEDIILWLKYLLLGIVQGATEPIPVSSSGHLIIAQRLMGLKQNGLSFEILTNTASLLAIIFIFREDIKKLIIGALGYLRTRKQEYKADFMFCLYIVIGTVPAAVAAVLFKDQIEEIFSSVYTVAIALLITGVALWLIRNLRGRKQDGDLSTKDALLVGLAQAVALIPGISRSGATVIASIAVGMKQETALKFSFMLYIPISIGGLILGVSDIANDPNRGQLAIPYLIAFITTLFVTYFSMRWFMGIMAKGNLKYFSYYCFAAGTLLLIFL; encoded by the coding sequence ATGGAAGACATTATATTGTGGTTAAAGTATTTATTATTAGGTATTGTACAAGGTGCGACAGAGCCCATCCCGGTTTCCTCCAGTGGCCATCTGATTATTGCCCAACGACTTATGGGGTTGAAGCAGAACGGATTGTCATTTGAGATTTTGACCAACACAGCGTCTCTACTAGCGATCATTTTTATTTTCCGGGAAGATATCAAAAAACTGATTATCGGTGCATTAGGTTATCTGCGAACGCGAAAACAAGAATATAAAGCAGACTTCATGTTTTGCTTATACATAGTGATTGGTACAGTTCCAGCTGCTGTCGCTGCAGTGCTGTTCAAAGATCAGATTGAAGAAATCTTCTCGTCTGTATACACCGTTGCCATCGCACTATTAATTACTGGGGTTGCTCTATGGCTGATCCGTAATCTTCGTGGACGCAAGCAGGACGGGGATCTCTCCACTAAGGATGCGCTGTTGGTTGGTCTTGCTCAGGCCGTTGCGCTGATTCCAGGCATAAGCCGTTCTGGGGCTACAGTCATTGCTTCTATCGCCGTTGGTATGAAACAGGAAACTGCCTTAAAGTTCTCGTTTATGCTCTATATTCCTATTAGTATCGGCGGACTCATTCTAGGCGTATCTGACATTGCCAACGATCCGAACCGCGGCCAGCTTGCTATTCCTTATCTGATTGCATTCATCACAACCCTCTTCGTCACTTACTTCTCCATGAGATGGTTTATGGGAATTATGGCGAAAGGCAATCTTAAATATTTCTCGTATTACTGTTTTGCAGCGGGTACATTACTGCTTATCTTTTTATAA
- a CDS encoding AAA family ATPase, with protein sequence MAAFYSPKECARKAKHIVFSAENERIIEEFITILGMKDRFAEHEVPIPNKLVMFGPPGTGKTLTASYVADRLNLPLVLVRLDAIIHSHLGETSTNVRKLFEYARVNPCVLFLDEFDAIARTRESNDEVKEMARVVNTLLQCLDEFEGDSICIAATNLETQLDHAIWRRFDTKMNYAMPDTPSRQRYISKLVGQFEHQPDVQHYMCQRLEGCSFADVEQIILKAKRKAIITSSPLHEQLISDAYDEYMPRLLGT encoded by the coding sequence ATGGCTGCATTCTATTCACCCAAGGAATGTGCACGTAAAGCCAAACATATTGTATTCTCGGCGGAGAATGAACGCATTATTGAAGAGTTTATAACGATTCTTGGGATGAAGGATCGTTTTGCAGAACACGAGGTTCCGATCCCTAATAAATTGGTCATGTTTGGGCCGCCAGGCACAGGGAAAACGTTAACCGCATCGTATGTAGCAGATCGTTTGAACTTGCCGTTGGTGCTTGTGCGTCTGGATGCGATCATTCATAGTCATCTTGGGGAAACAAGTACCAATGTGCGCAAATTGTTTGAATACGCGAGGGTGAATCCATGCGTGCTCTTCTTGGACGAGTTCGACGCCATTGCGCGCACAAGAGAAAGTAACGATGAGGTAAAAGAGATGGCCAGGGTTGTGAATACGTTGCTGCAATGCCTTGATGAGTTCGAAGGGGACAGTATATGTATTGCTGCGACTAACCTTGAAACACAATTGGATCATGCGATCTGGCGCAGATTTGATACCAAAATGAATTACGCTATGCCAGATACTCCAAGCAGGCAACGCTATATTAGCAAGCTGGTCGGGCAGTTCGAACACCAGCCTGATGTACAACATTATATGTGTCAGCGTTTAGAAGGCTGTAGCTTCGCAGATGTGGAGCAGATTATACTGAAAGCCAAAAGAAAAGCGATTATAACGAGCAGTCCTCTGCACGAGCAATTGATCTCAGATGCCTACGATGAATATATGCCACGGCTACTAGGCACCTAA
- a CDS encoding DUF1540 domain-containing protein yields the protein MAKDVLCEVNSCVHWAQENKCNASSIYIVSHSSKKASESAETDCKTFEVK from the coding sequence ATGGCAAAAGACGTATTGTGTGAAGTAAATTCTTGTGTTCACTGGGCTCAAGAGAACAAATGTAATGCAAGCTCCATTTATATCGTAAGCCACAGCTCCAAAAAAGCAAGTGAGTCTGCGGAAACAGACTGCAAAACTTTTGAAGTAAAATAA